One part of the Vogesella sp. LIG4 genome encodes these proteins:
- the def gene encoding peptide deformylase, giving the protein MPVRPIVSLADPCLRQPARPVGDIAAVLPLLADLADTLYASRNAVGLSAPQLGISLAVTVLDVSDNRDAPLVLINPQLLDSSGYDVNTEGCLSLPGVRGKVGRANRITLRAQGADGSWQQIKAADFLAVAIQHELDHLAGRVFIDHLPRWRQRWLYWRHPQWLRPR; this is encoded by the coding sequence ATGCCTGTTCGCCCCATTGTTTCCCTGGCAGACCCCTGCCTGCGCCAGCCGGCACGCCCGGTAGGCGACATCGCTGCCGTGCTGCCGCTGCTGGCCGACCTGGCCGATACCCTGTACGCCTCCCGCAACGCGGTAGGGCTGTCCGCGCCGCAGCTGGGCATCAGCCTGGCGGTGACGGTGCTGGATGTCAGCGATAACCGCGATGCGCCGCTGGTGCTGATCAACCCGCAATTGCTGGACAGCAGCGGCTACGACGTCAACACCGAGGGCTGCCTGTCGCTGCCCGGCGTGCGCGGCAAGGTTGGCCGCGCCAACCGCATCACGCTGCGGGCGCAGGGGGCGGATGGCAGCTGGCAGCAAATCAAGGCTGCCGATTTCCTGGCAGTGGCCATCCAGCATGAGCTGGATCATCTGGCCGGACGGGTATTCATCGACCACCTGCCACGCTGGCGGCAGCGCTGGCTGTACTGGCGCCACCCGCAGTGGTTGCGGCCACGCTGA
- the folB gene encoding dihydroneopterin aldolase: MDIIYLREVRAETVIGVYDWERTASQTVLLDIEYGIPSEVPCHSDDIGDTIHYGEVVERVRDSLAEQHFLLIEALAEHIARIVREEFGAPWVKVAVTKLNILPDVKHVGVMIERGHRPH, encoded by the coding sequence ATGGACATCATTTACTTGCGCGAAGTGCGCGCCGAAACAGTGATTGGCGTGTACGACTGGGAGCGCACCGCGTCCCAAACCGTCCTGCTGGACATTGAATACGGCATTCCCAGCGAAGTGCCCTGCCACAGCGACGACATCGGCGACACCATTCACTACGGCGAAGTGGTGGAGCGCGTGCGCGACTCTCTGGCCGAACAGCATTTCCTGCTGATCGAAGCCCTGGCCGAACACATCGCCCGCATCGTGCGCGAGGAGTTCGGCGCGCCGTGGGTGAAGGTGGCGGTAACCAAGCTGAACATCCTGCCCGACGTGAAGCACGTCGGCGTGATGATAGAACGCGGCCACCGCCCGCACTGA
- the plsY gene encoding glycerol-3-phosphate 1-O-acyltransferase PlsY translates to MTTTAFAFILGAYLLGSLSFAVIVSKFMGMDDPRTYGSKNPGATNVLRSGKKLAAALTLLGDGLKGWVAVALVHAFGPAYGLSEQGVAMAGLAVLIGHMWPVFFGFKGGKGVATAVGVLFAFNVWLALAAVATWLFMAFVVKISSLSAITACVLVPVYAYFIVGPQSVYFGSCIIIAILVIHRHKSNLIKLLTGQEDKIGKSSSGNSSQP, encoded by the coding sequence ATGACCACAACAGCATTTGCCTTCATTTTGGGCGCCTACCTGCTGGGCTCCCTGTCCTTTGCCGTGATCGTGTCCAAGTTTATGGGCATGGACGACCCGCGTACCTACGGCTCGAAAAACCCCGGCGCCACCAATGTGCTGCGCAGTGGCAAGAAGCTGGCGGCGGCGCTGACGCTGCTGGGGGATGGCCTCAAGGGTTGGGTGGCGGTGGCGCTGGTACATGCCTTCGGCCCGGCCTACGGCTTGAGCGAGCAGGGGGTGGCGATGGCCGGCCTCGCGGTGCTGATCGGTCACATGTGGCCGGTGTTCTTCGGCTTCAAGGGCGGCAAGGGCGTGGCCACCGCGGTGGGCGTGCTGTTCGCCTTCAACGTATGGCTGGCGCTGGCGGCAGTAGCCACCTGGCTGTTCATGGCCTTCGTGGTGAAGATCTCCTCGCTGTCCGCCATTACCGCCTGCGTGCTGGTGCCGGTTTATGCCTACTTTATTGTCGGGCCGCAAAGCGTGTACTTCGGCAGCTGCATCATCATTGCGATTCTGGTGATCCATCGTCATAAATCCAACCTGATCAAGCTGCTGACCGGCCAGGAAGACAAGATCGGCAAATCGTCTTCCGGCAACTCCAGCCAGCCCTGA